Below is a window of Shewanella khirikhana DNA.
GAAAAAGTACGAAGGTGATATCGACGTTCGTGTGGCTATCGATCGCAAGACCGGTGACTACGAAACGTTCCGCCGCTGGATGGTGGTAGAGGATAACGGCGAAGCGCTGGAAAACCCTTACCGCGAAATTACCCTCGAAGCCGCTCGCTATGAAGATCCTGAAATTCAGGTTGGCGAGTTTATCGAGGACGAAATTGAGTCCGTGGTATTCGACCGTATCACCACCCAAACTGCCAAGCAGGTTATCGTGCAGAAAGTGCGCGAAGCCGAACGTGCTCAGGTAGTTGAACAGTTTTACGATAAAGAAGGCGAGATCATCACAGGTGTGGTTAAAAAGTCCAACCGTGACAGCGTGATCGTTGACCTTGGCAACAACGCCGATGGCGTGCTGTACAAGGAAGACCTGATTGCCCGTGAATCTTTCCGCCCAGGCGACCGCGTTCGTGCCCTGCTGTATGCAGTACGCCCTGAGGCCCGTGGCGCTCAGTTGTATCTGACCCGCACCAAGCCGGAAATGCTGATTGAGCTGTTCCGTGTTGAAGTGCCAGAAATTGCTGACGAAATGATTGAGGTTATGGGTGCAGCCCGTGACCCAGGTAGTCGCGCCAAGATTGCCGTGAAGTCCAACGACCGCCGCATCGATCCTATCGGTGCCTGTGTCGGTATGCGTGGTGCCCGTGTGCAAGCCGTCTCTAACGAGCTCGGTGGTGAGCGCGTGGATATCGTGCTGTGGGACGACAACCCAGCCCAGTTCGTGATCAACGCCATGGCCCCTGCCGATGTGGCTTCTATCATCGTTGATGAAGACAACCACTCGATGGACATCGCGGTTGAAGCGGACTCTCTGGCCCAGGCCATCGGCCGCAATGGTCAGAACGTGCGTCTGGCAACTCAGCTGACCGGTTGGGTACTGAACGTAATGACAGTGGAAGACATGAACGCCAAGCACCAGGCCGAAAGCGCCAAGGTGGTTACCCTGTTCATGGAGTCACTGGACGTAGATGAAGATTTTGCTCAGGTGCTGGCCGATGAAGGCTTCACCTCACTGGAAGAAGTGGCTTACGTACCCGTAGCTGAACTGCTGGCCATCGACGGCTTTGACGACGACATCGTTGAAGCGCTGCGCGAGCGTGCCAAAGCAGCTATCTCTACCCGTGCGTTGGCCTCGGAAGAAGCCCTGGACGGCGCTGAGCCGAGCGAAGAGCTGCTGAATCTTGACGGTATGGAGCGTCACCTGGCGTTTGTACTGGCCAGCCGTGGCGTTGTCACTCTGGAAGATTTGGCCGAACAAGGCATTGATGATTTGATCGAAATAGAAGAATTGACAGAAGAAAAAGCCGGCGCGCTGATCATGGCTGCCCGTAACATCTGTTGGTTTGGCGAAGAGTCTTAAGTCGATCAACAGGGGAGGTAACTAATGACGGAAATGACGGTAGAGAAATTAGCCACAGAAGTTGGCAAATCTGTTGAGCGACTGATTGAACAGTTCGCCCAGGCCGGTATCAAAAAGGCCAAAGCCGACAGTGTGACAGAAACTGAAAAGCAGCAGCTGCTTGATTATCTCAAGAAGCAACACGGCGGCGACGCGCAGCCAACCAAGATGACGCTGCAGCGTAAAACTGTGTCTACCCTGAGTGTATCCAGCGGTGGCCAGTCTAAAGACGTTAAAGTAGAAGTGCGTAAGAAGCGTACTTTCGTGAAGCGTGATGGCAACGAAGCTGCCCTGAAAGCGGAAGAAGAAGCCCGCGCTCAGGCAGAAGCCGAAGCCGCTGCCAAGGCAAAAGCCGAAGCAGAGGCTGCTGCCAAAGCAAAAGCCGAAGCTGACGCCAAGGCCAAAGCCGAAGCCGCTGCCAAGGCAAAAGCCAAGGCAGAAGCTGATGCCAAGGCTGCTTCCAAAGATCCGGCCAAACAGGCTGAGACCGAAGAAGCTCGCGCCGAAGCTGCCCGCCTGAAAGCGCAGCAGGAAGAAACTGCTAAGCGTAAGGCCGACGAAGAAGCTGCCGCTGCCAAAGAAAAGGCGCGTGCACTGGCTGAAGAAAACGAAAGCCGTTGGGCCGAAGAAGAGCGTCGTCGCATCGAGGCCGAGCGTTTTGGCGATCACCATGTGACCACCTCTAAAGTGGCCCGTGCCGCCGAAGACACCGCCGATCAGGACGAAGAGAAGCGTGGCCGTCGCAACCGCAACAAGACTCAGACCAAGAGTAAGCGTGGTGGTAAAGATGCCCGTGAAGGTCGTGAGAAGCACATGCGTCACAAGAACACGCCTGAGTCCATGGCACACGGCTTTAACAAGCCTGTGGCTGCTGTGAACCGTGAAGTGCGTGTTGGTGAAACCGTTACTGTAGCCGAGCTGGCGCAGAAGATGGCCGTGAAAGCTACCGAAATCATCAAGCAGATGATGAAGATGGGCTCCATGGTTACCATCAACCAGGTGCTGGATCAGGAAACTGCTCAGCTGGTTGCCGAGGAGATGGGCCACAAGGTGGTACTGCTGCGTGAAAACGAGCTGGAGCATCAGGTACTGGCCGACCGTGACGATGATGAGAAGCTGGAGCCACGCGCCCCGGTAGTAACCATCATGGGTCACGTTGACCACGGTAAGACCTCGCTGCTGGATTATATCCGCCGTGCCAAGGTTGCCGCCGGTGAAGCAGGTGGTATTACCCAGCATATCGGTGCATACCACGTAGAAACCGATAACGGCATGATCACCTTCTTGGATACCCCAGGTCACGCCGCGTTTACCGCAATGCGTGCACGTGGTGCCAAGGCAACTGACATCGTAATTCTGGTAGTGGCCGCCGATGACGGCGTAATGCCACAGACCATCGAAGCTATCCAGCACGCCAAGGCCGGTAACGTGCCTTTGATTGTGGCTGTGAACAAGATGGATAAGCCAGAAGCCGATCCGGATCGCGTGAAGAGCGAGCTGGCCCAGCACGCCGTTATGTCGGAAGACTGGGGTGGCGACAACATGTTCGTTCACGTATCTGCCAAAGCGGGTACCGGTGTTGACGAACTGCTCGAAGCCATTCTGCTGCAGGCCGAAGTGCTGGAACTCAAGGCTCGCCGCGAAGGTATGGCCGCCGGTGTGGTTATCGAATCTCAGCTCGACAAGGGCCGTGGTCCGGTAGCAACCGTTCTGGTTCAGGAAGGTACACTGCGTCAGGGCGACATCGTTCTGTGTGGTCTCGAGTACGGTAAAATCCGTGCCATGAAAGACGAGAACGGCAAGCCAATTCAGGAAGCCGGTCCTTCTATTCCAGTAGAGATCCTGGGTCTGTCTGGCGTACCTTCAGCCGGTGATGAAGCCACTGTAGTGCGTGACGAGCGTAAAGCCCGTGAAGTTGCCCTGTATCGTCAAGGCAAGTTCCGTGAAGTTAAGCTGGCACGTCAGCAGAAGGCCAAGCTGGAGAACATGTTCGCCAACATGACCGAAGGCGAAGTACAGGAACTGAACGTGGTACTGAAGGCCGACGTACAGGGTTCTCTGGAAGCCATTTCCGACTCGCTGCGTAAGCTGTCTACCGACGAAGTGAAGGTCAATATCATTGCTTCCGGTGTGGGTGCGCTGACCGAAACCGACGCCACTCTGGCTGCGGCCTCGAACGCCATCATGGTTGGCTTTAACGTGCGTGCCGATGCTCAGGCCCGTAAGACCATCGAATCTGAAGCCGTTGATCTGCGCTACTACAGCGTGATCTACGACCTGATTGACGAAGTGAAGTCTGCCATGAGCGGCATGCTGTCACCTGAGTTCAAGCAGCAGATCATCGGTCTGGCCGAAGTGCGCGATGTGTTCAAGTCGCCTAAACTGGGTGCAATCGCCGGTTGTATGGTCACCGAGGGTGTTGTGAAGCGCAGCGCGCCAATCCGTGTACTGCGTGACAACGTGGTTATCTACGAAGGTGAGCTCGAGTCTCTGCGCCGCTTTAAGGACGACGTTAACGAAGTCCGCAACGGCATGGAGTGTGGTATCGGGGTGAAGAACTACAACGATGTTCGCGTAGGCGACCAAATCGAAGTGTTCGAAACCATCGAAGTCGCACGGACACTCTAACAACCAAAAGGGCGGCTTAGGCCGCCCTTGTTGAT
It encodes the following:
- the infB gene encoding translation initiation factor IF-2 produces the protein MTEMTVEKLATEVGKSVERLIEQFAQAGIKKAKADSVTETEKQQLLDYLKKQHGGDAQPTKMTLQRKTVSTLSVSSGGQSKDVKVEVRKKRTFVKRDGNEAALKAEEEARAQAEAEAAAKAKAEAEAAAKAKAEADAKAKAEAAAKAKAKAEADAKAASKDPAKQAETEEARAEAARLKAQQEETAKRKADEEAAAAKEKARALAEENESRWAEEERRRIEAERFGDHHVTTSKVARAAEDTADQDEEKRGRRNRNKTQTKSKRGGKDAREGREKHMRHKNTPESMAHGFNKPVAAVNREVRVGETVTVAELAQKMAVKATEIIKQMMKMGSMVTINQVLDQETAQLVAEEMGHKVVLLRENELEHQVLADRDDDEKLEPRAPVVTIMGHVDHGKTSLLDYIRRAKVAAGEAGGITQHIGAYHVETDNGMITFLDTPGHAAFTAMRARGAKATDIVILVVAADDGVMPQTIEAIQHAKAGNVPLIVAVNKMDKPEADPDRVKSELAQHAVMSEDWGGDNMFVHVSAKAGTGVDELLEAILLQAEVLELKARREGMAAGVVIESQLDKGRGPVATVLVQEGTLRQGDIVLCGLEYGKIRAMKDENGKPIQEAGPSIPVEILGLSGVPSAGDEATVVRDERKAREVALYRQGKFREVKLARQQKAKLENMFANMTEGEVQELNVVLKADVQGSLEAISDSLRKLSTDEVKVNIIASGVGALTETDATLAAASNAIMVGFNVRADAQARKTIESEAVDLRYYSVIYDLIDEVKSAMSGMLSPEFKQQIIGLAEVRDVFKSPKLGAIAGCMVTEGVVKRSAPIRVLRDNVVIYEGELESLRRFKDDVNEVRNGMECGIGVKNYNDVRVGDQIEVFETIEVARTL
- the nusA gene encoding transcription termination factor NusA, yielding MNKEILLVAEAVSNEKAVPREKIFEALETALATATKKKYEGDIDVRVAIDRKTGDYETFRRWMVVEDNGEALENPYREITLEAARYEDPEIQVGEFIEDEIESVVFDRITTQTAKQVIVQKVREAERAQVVEQFYDKEGEIITGVVKKSNRDSVIVDLGNNADGVLYKEDLIARESFRPGDRVRALLYAVRPEARGAQLYLTRTKPEMLIELFRVEVPEIADEMIEVMGAARDPGSRAKIAVKSNDRRIDPIGACVGMRGARVQAVSNELGGERVDIVLWDDNPAQFVINAMAPADVASIIVDEDNHSMDIAVEADSLAQAIGRNGQNVRLATQLTGWVLNVMTVEDMNAKHQAESAKVVTLFMESLDVDEDFAQVLADEGFTSLEEVAYVPVAELLAIDGFDDDIVEALRERAKAAISTRALASEEALDGAEPSEELLNLDGMERHLAFVLASRGVVTLEDLAEQGIDDLIEIEELTEEKAGALIMAARNICWFGEES